A single Brassica rapa cultivar Chiifu-401-42 chromosome A04, CAAS_Brap_v3.01, whole genome shotgun sequence DNA region contains:
- the LOC103864242 gene encoding cold shock domain-containing protein 4-like, with product MSGGDGNNGGGRRKGSVKWFDTQKGFGFITPDDGGEDLFVHQSSIRSEGYRSLAPEESVEFEVEVDNSGRTKAIEVSGPDGAPVLGNSGGSSGGRGGFGGGGRGGGRGGGGRGYGGGDSYGGGGYGGGGGYGGGGYGGRGGGGGDGACYKCGEQGHMARDCSQGGGGYGGGGGGRFGGGGGGGGGSCYSCGESGHFARDCTSGGR from the coding sequence ATGTCTGGCGGCGATGGTAACAACGGTGGAGGGAGACGCAAAGGCTCCGTGAAGTGGTTCGACACCCAGAAGGGGTTCGGCTTCATCACACCCGACGACGGTGGTGAAGATCTCTTCGTTCACCAGTCCTCCATCAGATCTGAGGGTTATCGTAGCCTTGCTCCGGAGGAATCCGTCGAGTTCGAGGTTGAGGTCGACAACAGCGGACGTACCAAGGCTATCGAAGTCTCTGGACCCGACGGCGCTCCCGTTCTTGGAAACAGCGGCGGTTCATCTGGAGGTCGCGGTGGCTTCggtggtggtggaagaggaGGGGGACGTGGTGGTGGCGGGCGAGGTTATGGTGGTGGTGACAGTTACGGAGGAGGAGgttatggtggtggtggaggttaCGGAGGAGGAGGTTATGGTGGCCGTGGAGGCGGTGGTGGTGATGGGGCTTGTTACAAGTGCGGAGAACAAGGTCACATGGCGAGAGACTGTTCCCAAGGTGGTGGTGGATACGGAGGAGGTGGCGGCGGTAGGTTCGGCGGTGGAGGAGGCGGAGGCGGAGGGAGCTGCTACAGCTGTGGAGAGTCGGGTCATTTCGCGAGGGACTGCACAAGCGGCGGTCgctaa